The proteins below come from a single Eucalyptus grandis isolate ANBG69807.140 chromosome 3, ASM1654582v1, whole genome shotgun sequence genomic window:
- the LOC108958571 gene encoding RING-H2 finger protein ATL43, with translation MGSLAVAKPIPFTLLFFSSFVLASSLNVDDGHDDSIVSRFRNSAAVPIPQPPPPPPPPPGNFSPFKPSVAVAVGVLTTMFSIIFLLLLYAKHCTRRGGGGGYPRSNDAAVASSLAAAARKNSGVDRSVIESLPVFRFGSLRGQKDGLECAVCLTRFDPAEVLRLLPKCKHAFHVECVDTWLDAHSTCPLCRYRVDPEDVLLVGDPNASLDSPATRRDAAEDDEEKHSVVVDVGEEAADGNALETRRLSGRHSDGERGGRQKRQSGDAAAATLRRSMDSARGSRKKSEVVAVGCFDRGLRKDALLLTEDENGTAAVDQRTSAEERRRLEHRIIVSGKQKHQRWSDVQPSDLLYLRSEMIISDSRRFPGGARGSSGKQEEGEGRVAGA, from the coding sequence ATGGGCTCGCTCGCCGTTGCTAAGCCCATCCCTTTTACCCTCTTGTTCTTCTCCTCGTTCGTCCTCGCCTCGTCGTTGAACGTTGACGACGGCCACGACGATTCCATCGTCTCTCGTTTCCGTAATTCAGCGGCGGTTCCAATCCCccagcctccgcctccgcctccgcctccgccagGGAATTTCTCTCCGTTCAAGCCGAGCGTCGCCGTGGCAGTGGGCGTCCTGACGACCATGTTCtccatcatcttcctcctcctcctctacgCCAAGCACTGCAcccgccgcggcggcggcggagggtaCCCCAGGAGCAACGACGCCGCCGTGGCTTCGTCGTTGGCCGCGGCGGCGAGGAAGAACTCCGGCGTCGACAGGTCGGTGATCGAGTCCCTGCCCGTCTTCAGATTCGGGTCCTTACGGGGACAGAAGGACGGGCTCGAGTGCGCCGTCTGCCTGACCCGGTTCGACCCGGCGGAGGTGCTGAGGCTGCTACCCAAGTGCAAGCACGCCTTCCACGTCGAGTGCGTCGACACGTGGCTCGATGCCCACTCCACCTGCCCCCTCTGCCGCTACCGGGTCGACCCGGAGGATGTCCTCCTGGTGGGGGACCCCAACGCCTCTCTCGATTCGCCGGCGACGCGGCGGGACGCTGCGGAGGACGACGAGGAGAAGCACAGCGTCGTCGTGGACGTCGGCGAGGAGGCGGCCGACGGCAACGCGCTGGAAACCCGGCGACTCTCCGGTAGGCACTCTGACGGGGAGAGGGGCGGCAGGCAGAAGAGGCAGAGCGGCGATGCGGCGGCAGCGACGTTGAGGAGGTCCATGGACAGCGCTCGCGGCTCGCGGAAGAAGAGCGAGGTCGTGGCCGTCGGATGCTTCGACCGAGGGCTGAGGAAAGACGCGCTGCTGTTGACCGAAGATGAGAACGGGACCGCGGCGGTGGACCAGAGGACGAGCGCGGAGGAGCGGAGGAGATTAGAGCACCGGATCATCGTCTCGGGCAAGCAAAAACATCAGAGGTGGAGCGACGTGCAGCCGTCGGATCTGCTGTATCTGCGCTCGGAGATGATAATCAGCGACAGCCGTAGATTCCCGGGTGGGGCCCGCGGGTCGTCAGGGAAgcaggaggagggggaggggagggtgGCAGGAGCGTAA